A single window of Vigna radiata var. radiata cultivar VC1973A chromosome 4, Vradiata_ver6, whole genome shotgun sequence DNA harbors:
- the LOC106758053 gene encoding 4-hydroxybenzoate polyprenyltransferase, mitochondrial — MASSLIFRASRRFLKPSSSSASLHLAIFNPLSSAQQFATQNPNPTLNPPFKPSQLQNYNFEYRKTVGSLSNFHLVAHVSTWPSKENKNQSGSVSSGGGGDATWVDLYLPKQVQPYARLARLDKPIGTWLLLWPCIWSITMAATPGHLPDFKMMTLFACGALLLRGAGCTINDLLDRDIDTMVERTKLRPVASGLLTPFQGLCFLGFQLLLGLGILLQLNNYSRVLGASSLLLVFSYPLMKRFTFWPQAYLGLTFNWGALLGWAAVKGSLDPSIVLPLYASGVFWTLVYDTIYAHQDKEDDLKVGVKSTALRFGDSTKEWITGFGIACLGGLALSGFNAEIGWPYYASLAVASGHLGWQIWTVDLSSRVDCNRKFVSNKWFGAIIFGGVLAGRLSS, encoded by the exons ATGGCATCGTCTTTGATCTTCCGTGCTTCGCGTAGGTTTCtcaaaccttcttcttcttcagcatCTCTTCACCTTGCCATCTTCAACCCTTTGAGCTCCGCTCAACAATTTGCaacccaaaacccaaacccCACTCTAAATCCCCCGTTCAAGCCATCCCAgctacaaaattacaattttgagTATCGTAAAACTGTTGGGTCTCTCTCAAATTTTCATCTTGTTGCACACGTGTCCACGTGGCCCTCGAAGGAGAACAAGAACCAAAGTGGTAGTGTAAGTAGTGGTGGTGGAGGGGACGCCACTTGGGTGGATTTGTACTTGCCAAAGCAGGTTCAGCCCTATGCTCGCCTTGCTCGTCTTGATAAACCAATTGGGACGTGGTTGCTCCTATGGCCTTGTATCTG GTCAATTACCATGGCTGCAACCCCGGGTCATCTTCCTGATTTTAAAATGATGACTCTGTTTGCATGTGGGGCTTTGCTTTTGAGAGGTGCCGGGTGTACCATTAATGATCTTCTTGACCGGGATATTGATACAATG GTAGAACGTACAAAATTGAGACCTGTGGCAAGTGGTCTTTTGACACCATTTCAAGGACtttgttttcttggttttcAATTACTTTTAGGTCTTGGAATTCTTCTACAACTGAATAATTACAG TCGTGTTTTGGGTGCCTCATCCTTGTTGCTTGTCTTCTCCTATCCCCTCATGAAGAGGTTTACATTTTGG CCTCAAGCCTATCTTGGGTTGACCTTTAATTGGGGGGCTTTGTTAGGATGGGCAGCAGTTAAAGGAAGTCTGGACCCATCTATTGTGCTGCCACTTTATGCCTCTGGAGTATTTTGGACTCTTGTGTATGATACTATCTATGCACATCAG GATAAAGAAGATGACTTGAAAGTTGGAGTTAAATCAACAGCTTTGCGCTTTGGTGATTCAACAAAGGAGTGGATTACTGGGTTTGGAATTGCATGCCTTGGTGGTCTTGCTCTTAGCGGATTTAATGCTGAAATAG GCTGGCCGTATTATGCATCTCTGGCAGTTGCATCTGGACACTTAGGCTGGCAAATATGGACAGTTGACCTTTCATCACGTGTTGATTGCAACAGGAA